One region of Oncorhynchus keta strain PuntledgeMale-10-30-2019 chromosome 24, Oket_V2, whole genome shotgun sequence genomic DNA includes:
- the slc35g1 gene encoding solute carrier family 35 member G1, with the protein MGDLKHSNSIDDRVLSAVPLRQGDIKVVFHKVGDDDDDEHTTERINLQSNSHEEARTRTVESSAKQRVCPPLCCRIGGGGDPISTDPGDTVVKENKHCPGLGLFYGLLATVFFSIIALLVKTIDGVHAVEISAIRCFFQMLFVMPMLIYYKTGFLGPRDKRIYLVMRGFLGSNAMILLFYAVQQMPLADATVIMFSNPVFTALLAWIFLKEKCTIWDCVFTVFTLAGVIMIARPPFIFGARREGIEGDYTNHLKGTIAAFGGALGAACTLVILRKMGKSVHYYLSAWYYAVIGFIDCVITLFILGEWTIPFCGRDRWILMLIAILGIAGQTFLTKALQIEKAGPVALMRTVDVVLAFIFQFFFFNRKPTMWSLGGACCVVVSTCGVALRKWYSNTHPRKNREPRIRQIFDSRNK; encoded by the exons ATGGGGGATTTGAAGCACAGTAATAGTATAGACGACAGAGTTCTATCGGCCGTTCCCCTTAGACAGGGGGACATTAAAGTTGTATTTCACAAAGTTGGCGATGACGACGACGATGAACACACTACTGAGAGGATTAATTTACAAAGTAACAGTCATGAAGAGGCAAGGACTAGAACAGTGGAAAGCAGTGCGAAGCAAAGAGTATGTCCTCCCTTGTGTTGTAGAATTGGCGGCGGCGGAGATCCCATCTCAACGGACCCAGGAGACACAGTTGTCAAAG aGAATAAACATTGTCCAGGACTGGGCCTGTTTTATGGCCTGCTGGCAACAGTATTCTTCTCCATTATAGCTCTTCTGGTGAAGACAATAGATGGAGTCCATGCTGTAGAAATCAGTGCCATTCGCTGCTTCTTCCAGATGCTGTTTGTGATGCCTATGCTTATCTATTACAA GACTGGCTTCCTTGGACCAAGAGACAAGCGGATCTATTTGGTGATGAGAGGGTTCTTGGGTTCCAACGCCATGATCCTATTGTTCTATGCAGTTCAGCAGATGCCCCTGGCTGATGCAACAGTCATCATGTTCAGCAACCCAGTGTTCACCGCCTTGTTAGCCTGGATCTTCCTCAAAGAGAAATGCACAATTTGGGACTGTGTCTTCACTGTGTTCACACTGGCTGGTGTCATAATGATAGCCAGGCCTCCCTTCATATTTGGTGCTCGcagagagggaatagagggagaCTACACCAATCATCTCAAGGGGACTATTGCAGCCTTCGGTGGAGCGTTAGGAGCAGCCTGCACTTTAGTTATACTCAGGAAAATGGGCAAAAGCGTCCACTACTATCTGTCTGCGTGGTACTATGCGGTCATTGGTTTCATTGACTGTGTCATCACTTTGTTTATACTTGGTGAATGGACCATTCCATTCTGTGGGAGAGACAGGTGGATCCTTATGCTGATAGCAATCCTGGGTATTGCTGGCCAAACGTTCCTCACCAAAGCACTTCAGATTGAGAAGGCCGGCCCTGTGGCCTTGATGAGGACCGTTGACGTGGTCCTGGCCTTTATTTTCCAGTTCTTTTTTTTCAACCGTAAGCCCACCATGTGGAGTCTCGGTGGGGCATGTTGTGTGGTCGTCAGTACCTGTGGTGTGGCTCTAAGGAAGTGGTACAGCAACACACACCCAAGAAAAAACCGTGAACCACGCATCAGACAAATATTTGATTCCAGGAATAAATGA